The Candidatus Nitrosymbiomonas proteolyticus genome has a segment encoding these proteins:
- a CDS encoding oxaloacetate decarboxylase alpha subunit yields MDTEGLDPVRRVLRIARSRGITEVELEFGDVEFEARLGPSRPSNHHPKKQAQFQAPEAEPSDGRVPLTAPCVGFFRDTNETFRAGLEVEEGEIVAAVAALGIANDVPSPCGGVLETVAVSHGDAVQFGQVLAYIRCE; encoded by the coding sequence ATGGATACCGAAGGGTTGGACCCAGTCCGCCGCGTTCTGCGGATAGCCCGGAGTCGCGGAATTACGGAGGTCGAGTTGGAATTCGGCGATGTCGAGTTCGAGGCTCGATTGGGTCCTTCCCGCCCTTCGAACCATCACCCGAAGAAGCAGGCGCAGTTTCAGGCTCCCGAAGCGGAACCGTCGGACGGTCGAGTGCCCCTCACGGCTCCCTGCGTCGGATTTTTCCGAGACACGAACGAAACGTTCCGCGCGGGGCTCGAAGTCGAAGAGGGGGAGATTGTCGCAGCGGTCGCGGCTCTTGGCATCGCGAACGACGTTCCCAGCCCCTGCGGGGGAGTCCTGGAGACCGTCGCCGTCTCCCACGGAGACGCCGTGCAGTTTGGCCAGGTGCTGGCCTACATCCGTTGTGAATGA
- a CDS encoding Zn-dependent protease with chaperone function, with product MAERKVLTGLSAEAFIAETDRVALRALQKVPLLPKVVQKFYELGIDRWMYCWNMAQSVRCGPRQFKTLYDILRESCEVLDMPEPELYVTSNPFPNAFAGGVERPYITLRSSLIDTLSDEQLYHLIGHELGHVKAGHVLYKSVASILIPLLELVGRRTFGLGDVASIGLMLAFYEWSRQAEVTADRAGLLVSQSLDTSIDANLSLTAGPSRLKHELNRDAFMDQARAYHDATGLDAVGKVLIFVLMSSTYTHPMPVHRAQELERWVLSGAYDRILAGDYARTTNAKGA from the coding sequence ATGGCCGAACGAAAGGTTTTGACCGGACTCAGCGCCGAGGCGTTCATCGCCGAAACGGACCGGGTCGCCCTGCGAGCTTTGCAAAAGGTCCCGCTTCTTCCGAAGGTGGTCCAGAAGTTCTATGAGTTGGGGATCGACCGCTGGATGTACTGCTGGAATATGGCGCAGTCTGTGCGTTGTGGGCCCCGACAGTTCAAGACGCTCTATGACATCCTGCGCGAGTCGTGCGAAGTGCTCGATATGCCCGAGCCCGAGCTTTATGTCACCAGCAACCCTTTCCCGAACGCCTTCGCAGGGGGAGTCGAGCGCCCTTACATCACGCTGCGCTCCTCGCTGATCGACACGCTTTCGGACGAACAACTGTATCACCTCATCGGTCACGAACTGGGCCACGTCAAGGCCGGGCATGTTCTGTACAAGTCCGTAGCTTCGATCCTGATCCCGCTGCTGGAACTTGTGGGAAGGCGCACCTTTGGCCTGGGGGACGTGGCAAGCATAGGGTTGATGCTCGCGTTCTACGAGTGGTCTCGGCAGGCCGAAGTCACCGCCGACCGCGCCGGGCTTCTCGTTTCTCAGTCCCTCGATACCTCCATCGACGCGAACCTTTCTCTGACCGCGGGCCCAAGCCGGCTGAAGCACGAACTCAACCGCGACGCTTTCATGGACCAAGCGCGCGCTTATCACGACGCGACCGGGCTCGACGCCGTCGGCAAGGTGCTGATCTTCGTGCTGATGAGTTCGACGTACACGCACCCAATGCCCGTCCACCGCGCCCAAGAACTCGAACGGTGGGTCCTTTCGGGGGCGTATGACCGGATTCTCGCAGGCGACTACGCACGAACGACCAACGCCAAAGGCGCGTAG
- a CDS encoding 7-cyano-7-deazaguanine synthase, with protein sequence MKRAVVLLSGGLDSTTTFALARDQGFEVHALTVAYGQRHGAELDAAQRVAQVYGAASHQVVKVPLDAFGGSALTSKIEVPKHRASEERSADIPITYVPARNTILLALALGFAESIGAFDIFLGVNAVDYSGYPDCRPEFVAAFEELAAVATKAGVEGKRFRIHAPLIELSKAEIVRLGLSLGVDYSLTHSCYDPLPGGRACGECDSCLIRAEAFAELGLADPALAHTGHG encoded by the coding sequence ATGAAGCGCGCCGTTGTCTTGTTGAGTGGCGGGCTGGATTCTACGACGACTTTCGCCCTCGCGCGAGATCAGGGATTTGAAGTACACGCCCTCACCGTTGCTTATGGCCAGCGGCATGGAGCCGAACTGGACGCAGCTCAACGCGTCGCTCAGGTCTATGGCGCGGCTTCCCATCAGGTCGTCAAGGTGCCGCTGGACGCCTTCGGGGGTTCTGCGCTGACCTCAAAGATTGAGGTTCCCAAGCATAGGGCCTCCGAGGAACGCTCCGCCGACATTCCCATCACCTACGTCCCGGCTCGCAACACGATTCTTCTCGCGCTTGCGCTGGGGTTTGCGGAGTCGATCGGCGCTTTCGATATCTTTCTGGGAGTCAATGCCGTCGATTACAGCGGGTATCCCGACTGTCGCCCTGAGTTTGTCGCGGCTTTCGAGGAGTTGGCGGCCGTCGCGACGAAGGCGGGGGTCGAGGGCAAGAGATTTCGAATTCACGCCCCGCTGATCGAATTGTCCAAGGCCGAGATCGTTCGGCTCGGTCTTTCGCTGGGAGTCGATTACTCGCTGACGCACTCCTGCTACGACCCTCTGCCGGGAGGACGAGCATGCGGGGAATGCGATTCGTGCCTCATCCGGGCAGAAGCGTTTGCGGAACTGGGGCTCGCCGACCCCGCTTTGGCCCACACCGGCCATGGGTAG
- a CDS encoding 7-carboxy-7-deazaguanine synthase, which yields MGSLRVAEVFSSVQGEGLWTGTPSTFVRVSGCNLRCGWCDTPYASWHPEGPVRTVESLVEEVRQAGNEHVVLTGGEPMLFEPIIELANRLASWGHVLTIETAGTVYRDLPCGLLSVSPKLSNSAPGERASATWRKRHESTRLQPDTLRRLLARYPYQLKFVVDPEGEADDLGEIEALLRQIGSVEPARVLLMPEGTDTSTLCRRMALLEPAARSRGWGVSPRLHIELFGNTRGT from the coding sequence ATGGGTAGCCTGCGCGTCGCGGAGGTGTTTTCCAGCGTCCAAGGCGAAGGGCTTTGGACCGGAACCCCCTCGACCTTCGTGCGGGTCAGCGGATGCAACCTCCGGTGCGGCTGGTGCGACACGCCCTACGCCAGTTGGCATCCCGAAGGGCCCGTCCGCACGGTGGAATCGCTCGTCGAAGAGGTCCGGCAAGCAGGCAACGAACATGTCGTCCTGACCGGCGGAGAGCCGATGCTCTTTGAGCCGATCATCGAACTCGCGAACCGACTCGCTTCTTGGGGCCATGTCCTGACCATCGAAACCGCCGGGACGGTATACCGAGACCTCCCCTGCGGTCTGTTGTCGGTCAGCCCCAAACTGAGCAACTCAGCTCCGGGCGAACGTGCCTCGGCAACCTGGAGGAAGAGGCACGAATCGACTCGCCTGCAACCGGACACTTTGAGGCGCCTACTCGCTCGCTACCCCTATCAATTGAAGTTCGTGGTTGACCCCGAAGGCGAGGCCGACGACCTGGGAGAGATCGAGGCTCTGCTCCGCCAGATAGGGTCGGTCGAGCCCGCGCGGGTGCTGCTGATGCCTGAGGGCACCGACACGTCAACACTCTGCAGACGGATGGCGCTGCTCGAACCTGCCGCGCGGAGTCGTGGATGGGGCGTGTCGCCTCGTCTTCACATCGAGCTATTCGGCAACACGCGAGGGACCTGA
- a CDS encoding regulatory protein, FmdB family: MPIYEWLCASCGRRFSTFSSVSEAGVNPPCPACGLDETSRVVSGFAIGKTEDQRLGQLSDRLETSGEPDSLQGMRELVREAGQALDEGLGDDMVSLFDQDSEEETSSAE, from the coding sequence ATGCCGATCTACGAGTGGCTCTGCGCGAGTTGCGGCAGAAGGTTCAGTACGTTCTCTTCTGTTTCGGAAGCCGGCGTCAATCCCCCGTGCCCCGCGTGCGGCCTCGACGAAACTTCCCGTGTCGTCAGCGGCTTCGCAATCGGGAAGACCGAGGACCAAAGGCTCGGCCAGTTGTCCGATCGGCTGGAAACCTCCGGTGAGCCGGACTCGCTTCAAGGGATGCGGGAGCTTGTTCGGGAGGCCGGCCAAGCGCTGGACGAGGGACTGGGAGACGACATGGTGTCCCTTTTCGACCAAGATTCGGAGGAAGAAACATCTTCGGCGGAGTGA
- a CDS encoding ribonuclease G has protein sequence MRKTRATRTKTESKATSKRHLKTPNVEIIVNVSNRETRIAVLEGRDLMEYRVERDERVVGSIFKGIVQNVLPGMDAAFVDIGLERNAFLYVADIIPDDSNDNSPASLKRSELRRRKIADLLRPGQQLMVQVTKGPRGTKGARVTTRISLPGRYVVVMPEAAHVGVSRKIEERAERERLRKIGEKIVPDGFGLIMRTECEGRTEAELKADIAFLRQVWAQTLENAKRVRAPACVHRDQTLLYRTVRDMFAEEIDRMVIDDPDEYEKVHLIAKLIAPSMKDKIQLYDKDVPVFDAYGIERDLERLLQHKVWLKSGGYLVVDEMEALTAIDINTGKQIGSTSLSDTILKANLEAADEVCRQLRLRDMGGIIVIDFIDMEAESDRKVLLEHFKARLAQDRARTRVGRVSSLGLVEITRKRTGESVTEAITEICPMCLGRGRIHSKDTVSIWIEHDMWRKVNEPGNAFLVECHPAVVEALIGIDGENVELLEHEMQRGIYIRANFDLEYEEYEIRSGATDEFDREFMGYRRAQVVEANVRRSAFEHTGKIVGWTDNGYYVELLDGVGHVGQRAKVCLQDIRRSYAVADVILQGSQAPPRSIT, from the coding sequence ATGCGCAAGACACGCGCAACCCGAACCAAAACTGAATCCAAGGCAACCTCCAAGCGGCACCTCAAGACGCCGAATGTAGAGATCATCGTCAACGTCTCCAACCGCGAGACGCGCATCGCCGTTCTCGAAGGCCGCGACCTCATGGAATACCGAGTCGAACGCGACGAGAGAGTCGTGGGCTCGATCTTCAAGGGCATTGTCCAGAACGTCCTCCCCGGCATGGACGCCGCCTTCGTGGACATCGGATTGGAGCGGAACGCCTTCCTTTATGTGGCCGACATCATCCCCGATGACTCGAACGACAATTCGCCCGCTTCATTGAAGCGAAGCGAACTCCGCCGAAGAAAAATCGCCGACCTCCTTCGCCCCGGCCAGCAGCTCATGGTGCAGGTTACCAAGGGTCCGCGGGGGACGAAGGGCGCGAGGGTGACGACTCGAATCTCGCTCCCCGGCAGGTACGTCGTGGTGATGCCGGAAGCGGCTCATGTCGGGGTCAGCCGCAAGATCGAGGAGCGAGCCGAGCGCGAGCGTCTCCGTAAAATCGGCGAGAAGATCGTCCCGGACGGCTTTGGGCTCATCATGCGGACCGAGTGCGAGGGCCGCACTGAAGCCGAACTGAAGGCCGACATCGCTTTCTTGCGACAGGTGTGGGCGCAGACCCTCGAGAACGCAAAGCGGGTGCGAGCCCCCGCCTGTGTCCATCGGGACCAAACTCTGCTGTACCGAACGGTCCGCGATATGTTCGCCGAGGAGATCGACCGCATGGTGATCGACGATCCGGACGAATATGAGAAGGTCCACCTGATCGCCAAGCTGATCGCTCCGAGCATGAAGGACAAGATTCAGCTTTACGACAAGGACGTCCCCGTGTTCGACGCGTACGGGATCGAGCGCGACCTGGAGCGGCTCTTGCAGCATAAGGTCTGGCTGAAGTCCGGCGGGTATTTGGTGGTCGATGAAATGGAGGCCCTCACGGCGATCGACATCAACACGGGCAAGCAGATCGGCTCGACCTCGCTAAGCGACACGATTCTCAAGGCCAATCTGGAGGCTGCGGACGAAGTCTGCCGGCAATTGCGTCTTCGCGATATGGGCGGCATCATCGTGATCGACTTTATCGACATGGAGGCCGAGTCCGACCGGAAGGTGCTGCTCGAACACTTCAAGGCAAGGTTGGCGCAAGACCGGGCGCGCACTCGCGTGGGCCGCGTGTCCTCGCTGGGGCTCGTCGAAATCACCCGCAAGCGAACCGGTGAATCGGTCACCGAAGCGATCACCGAAATCTGCCCGATGTGTTTGGGGCGTGGGCGCATCCATTCGAAGGACACGGTATCGATTTGGATCGAACACGACATGTGGCGGAAGGTCAACGAGCCCGGAAACGCGTTCCTTGTCGAATGCCACCCCGCGGTCGTGGAGGCCCTCATCGGAATCGATGGCGAAAACGTCGAACTCCTCGAGCACGAGATGCAGCGCGGAATCTACATTCGGGCCAACTTCGACTTGGAATACGAGGAGTACGAGATCCGTTCAGGCGCGACCGACGAATTCGACCGGGAGTTCATGGGCTATCGCCGCGCGCAGGTGGTCGAGGCCAATGTGCGACGCTCCGCTTTCGAGCACACGGGGAAGATCGTCGGTTGGACCGACAACGGATATTACGTCGAGCTGTTGGACGGCGTCGGGCACGTGGGGCAGAGAGCCAAGGTGTGCTTGCAGGATATCCGGCGCTCTTACGCCGTGGCCGACGTGATTCTCCAGGGATCGCAGGCGCCGCCCCGATCGATTACGTAA
- a CDS encoding tyrosyl-tRNA synthetase, with amino-acid sequence MTIDEQIEFLRRGTTEIISEEDLANKLRAGKSLRVKLGVDPTVAHVTLGWAVVLRKLRDFQRLGHTACLVIGDFTARIGDPSGKSKTRPQLSREEVVANVREIEKQLYKILDPDRTEISYNADWLGSMSFEDVIRLASQVTVARILERDDFEKRLSEQRPIALHEILYPLCQAYDSVALKADIELGGTDQKFNNLLGRHLQPHFDQEGQVVMLCPLLVGTDGKEKMSQSLGNYIGITEEPNEIFGKAMSIPDEVMANWFELCTDVPLPEVERMMAECKAGQLNPRDAKRRLAREIVALYHSEQAAEEADRYFIEVFSKREQPVEAAETLLPPDLIQDGAVSLPHLIHGLGMAKSVSAARDLIKQGGVSLDGEKFTDPFGKVEAEALRGRVLRVGKHRFAQIK; translated from the coding sequence ATGACCATCGACGAGCAAATCGAATTCCTCAGGCGCGGAACCACCGAAATCATTAGCGAAGAGGACCTCGCGAACAAGCTGCGAGCCGGAAAGAGCCTTCGCGTCAAGCTCGGAGTCGACCCGACCGTGGCCCATGTGACCCTGGGCTGGGCCGTCGTTCTCCGGAAGCTAAGGGATTTTCAGCGCCTCGGCCACACGGCGTGCCTCGTCATCGGGGACTTCACCGCGCGGATCGGCGACCCAAGCGGAAAGAGCAAGACCCGTCCCCAACTCAGCCGCGAAGAAGTCGTCGCCAACGTCCGCGAGATCGAAAAGCAACTCTACAAGATCCTTGACCCCGACCGCACCGAGATCAGCTACAACGCAGACTGGCTCGGTTCGATGAGCTTCGAAGACGTAATTCGACTGGCATCACAAGTGACGGTCGCTCGAATCCTTGAGCGAGACGACTTCGAAAAGCGCTTGAGTGAACAGCGGCCCATCGCCCTTCACGAAATCCTCTACCCCCTCTGCCAAGCCTACGATTCGGTCGCGTTGAAAGCCGACATCGAACTGGGAGGCACCGACCAGAAGTTCAACAACCTCCTCGGCCGGCACCTTCAACCCCACTTCGATCAAGAGGGCCAGGTCGTCATGCTGTGCCCGTTGCTTGTGGGCACCGACGGCAAGGAGAAGATGTCCCAGTCGCTCGGCAACTACATCGGCATCACCGAGGAACCCAACGAAATCTTTGGCAAGGCAATGTCGATCCCGGACGAGGTCATGGCGAACTGGTTCGAGCTCTGCACCGACGTGCCTTTGCCTGAAGTCGAGCGGATGATGGCGGAGTGCAAGGCGGGTCAACTCAACCCTCGCGACGCCAAACGCCGATTGGCCAGGGAGATCGTCGCCCTGTACCACTCCGAACAAGCCGCTGAGGAAGCGGACCGGTACTTCATCGAAGTCTTCAGTAAGCGCGAGCAGCCTGTCGAAGCCGCTGAAACCCTTCTGCCGCCCGACCTGATTCAGGACGGTGCAGTTTCCCTCCCCCACTTGATCCACGGGCTTGGCATGGCGAAGTCCGTGAGCGCGGCCCGCGATCTGATCAAGCAAGGCGGGGTTTCGTTGGATGGTGAGAAGTTCACCGACCCGTTTGGAAAAGTCGAGGCCGAGGCTCTCCGAGGAAGGGTGCTTCGCGTGGGCAAGCACAGGTTCGCCCAGATCAAGTAG
- a CDS encoding pyroglutamyl-peptidase I, protein MHDSLDSVFVTGFGPFRSVVHNSSEAVAPLLGFEHRILDVTFEAIEEFLATFPRDRRRVLMLLGHSSFCVLPQLECLAKNFMGELCDNQGVQFGPGPIDPAGPNQRAGTLWRKALTAAPDDEFEVSTDAGKYLCNYLYYRALAEFPDWRVGFLHLPPLDVLGVGEQARRAQSALEWEFPS, encoded by the coding sequence ATGCATGATTCCCTCGATTCGGTATTTGTGACGGGCTTCGGTCCCTTTCGCTCCGTCGTCCATAACTCCTCCGAAGCGGTCGCGCCGCTCTTGGGGTTCGAGCACCGGATATTGGACGTGACTTTCGAAGCCATCGAGGAGTTCTTGGCGACCTTTCCGAGAGATCGGAGGCGGGTTCTCATGCTTCTGGGCCATTCGAGCTTCTGCGTGCTGCCCCAGTTGGAGTGCTTGGCAAAGAACTTCATGGGCGAGCTTTGCGACAATCAGGGGGTGCAGTTCGGGCCCGGCCCCATCGACCCGGCGGGTCCAAATCAACGGGCCGGGACCTTGTGGAGGAAGGCTCTGACGGCGGCCCCTGACGATGAGTTCGAGGTCAGCACGGACGCGGGCAAGTACCTCTGCAATTACCTGTATTACCGCGCGCTCGCTGAGTTCCCCGATTGGCGAGTCGGGTTTCTGCACCTCCCCCCGCTCGACGTTCTCGGCGTCGGAGAACAGGCGCGGCGGGCGCAATCGGCGCTGGAATGGGAGTTTCCAAGTTAG
- a CDS encoding 50S ribosomal protein L33 codes for MLGVSPGERCDMAKKGEAREIIRIVCTEDGKNYYTTTKNKNNTKDRLELMKFNPNLRKMTLHREKK; via the coding sequence TTGCTGGGCGTTTCGCCCGGCGAGAGGTGCGACATGGCGAAAAAAGGCGAAGCCCGAGAGATCATTCGAATCGTGTGTACTGAGGACGGTAAGAACTATTACACGACGACGAAGAACAAGAACAACACGAAGGACCGCTTGGAGTTGATGAAATTCAACCCGAACCTTCGCAAAATGACGCTGCACCGCGAGAAGAAGTAA
- a CDS encoding 50S ribosomal protein L32 translates to MPLPKRRHSHQRTALRRTHYTTELPEVTEERKVGGESFHLNHNATNDGYYKGRRLPGFRDKRPKPAAE, encoded by the coding sequence ATGCCGCTGCCCAAAAGACGCCACAGTCACCAGCGCACCGCACTGCGCCGGACGCACTACACGACCGAGCTTCCCGAAGTGACGGAAGAGCGTAAGGTCGGAGGCGAGTCGTTCCACTTGAACCACAACGCGACGAACGACGGATATTACAAGGGTCGACGCCTGCCCGGCTTCCGGGACAAGCGGCCGAAGCCCGCCGCCGAATAA
- a CDS encoding divelent cation transporter: MGVKVVTAWVSGSVSALGEALQSSADVLMSALTLVVLRVSALPPDREHPYGHGKAEILSSAFQMLLILLTSVFIVWAAYRRLLSPESIRWDWAALGMGYAVISNLIVAGHLTRRNREFESPSLAAESLHLRTDALMSGGVLVGLLLVGMTGIEAIDSGVAILFALVAMSLAFRQLYASLHPLMDGALPEDEIRRLETALNLHPEVRGFHNLRARKVGSRRFIELHVMLDDDLSFIEAHDLAEEIERELSQEFPGSQVSIHYEPHEAELEHRKKEHGE; the protein is encoded by the coding sequence GTGGGCGTCAAGGTCGTCACGGCTTGGGTGAGCGGAAGCGTGAGCGCACTCGGCGAAGCGCTGCAATCTTCCGCCGACGTGCTGATGTCGGCTCTGACTCTAGTGGTTCTCCGAGTCTCCGCGCTCCCCCCAGATCGGGAGCACCCTTATGGGCACGGCAAGGCCGAGATTCTCTCCAGCGCATTCCAAATGCTGTTGATCCTCCTGACCAGCGTGTTTATCGTCTGGGCGGCCTATCGAAGACTGTTATCCCCGGAGTCGATCCGGTGGGACTGGGCGGCTCTTGGAATGGGATATGCGGTGATCTCCAACCTGATCGTCGCGGGGCACCTCACCCGACGAAACCGCGAGTTCGAATCGCCCTCGCTCGCCGCCGAAAGCCTTCACCTAAGAACGGATGCCCTGATGTCGGGCGGAGTCCTGGTGGGACTCCTGCTCGTCGGAATGACCGGGATCGAGGCGATCGACTCCGGAGTGGCGATCCTCTTCGCGCTTGTCGCCATGTCGCTGGCCTTTCGGCAGCTCTACGCAAGCCTTCATCCCCTGATGGACGGAGCGCTCCCGGAGGACGAGATTCGGCGGCTCGAAACCGCCCTGAACCTGCACCCCGAAGTGCGAGGGTTCCATAACCTCCGCGCCCGAAAGGTAGGGTCGCGCAGGTTCATCGAGCTCCACGTGATGCTCGACGACGACCTCAGCTTTATCGAGGCGCATGACCTCGCCGAAGAGATCGAACGGGAGCTATCGCAAGAGTTTCCGGGGAGCCAAGTCAGCATCCACTACGAACCGCACGAAGCGGAACTGGAGCACCGCAAGAAGGAGCACGGCGAGTGA
- a CDS encoding DNA repair protein RecN → MIVELHVENIAIIESAGLSLGPGFTVLTGETGAGKSLIADAIELALGARADSDMVRAGASRALVAMTLDLSGAPSVASALEKLGIVAEEGLLYLQREVFAEGKSQARINGRPAPLSVMREVGRQWIDLHGQHEHQGLIHPENHVRYLDAWIGAPAELTLRKVAESHSNCQSLRMRLEGIRMNRREREQQLDLLRYQRQEIESAAPRTGEFEELQARLRKLQSIASVKENSEAALARLIEADESAHDQLAKALALVETIADTDPQLKEAAEMLQSAMASVQEASRAIRGAAEEGDLDPAAVEHVAARLDLLRRLRSKYGDEESEILAHLERVRERLSQLEFDEADEPAIEAALAESLAQLRGLCEELRAIRRDGAREFDARVEAELRELAMEAAVFATAIEPREPDGSGADDVQFLFSANKGEPARPLSKIASGGEVSRVMLALKSVLAGKEGVPTLVFDEVDSGLGGQAASVVGRKLAQLAANAQVIAISHLAQIAAQATSHFHIRKVLSGGRMVTEVRALSSDERIEEVARMIAGEEVGQAALAQAKELLKGRV, encoded by the coding sequence TTGATTGTCGAACTGCACGTCGAGAACATCGCGATCATCGAATCCGCGGGCCTGTCGCTGGGTCCGGGGTTTACGGTGCTGACCGGGGAAACGGGGGCGGGAAAGTCCCTGATCGCCGACGCGATCGAGTTGGCCTTGGGCGCGAGGGCCGATTCGGACATGGTGCGCGCGGGAGCAAGCCGTGCCCTTGTTGCGATGACCCTCGATCTGAGCGGCGCTCCGTCGGTCGCCTCCGCCCTCGAAAAGCTGGGCATCGTTGCCGAAGAGGGCTTGCTGTACCTTCAGCGGGAGGTGTTTGCGGAAGGCAAGTCGCAGGCCCGAATCAACGGCCGCCCCGCGCCCTTGAGCGTCATGCGCGAGGTCGGGAGGCAGTGGATCGACCTTCACGGGCAGCACGAGCACCAGGGCCTCATCCACCCGGAAAACCACGTTCGCTATCTCGACGCCTGGATCGGCGCCCCTGCCGAATTGACTCTTCGGAAGGTCGCCGAAAGTCACTCGAACTGCCAATCGCTGCGCATGAGGCTGGAGGGGATTCGGATGAATCGCCGGGAGCGCGAGCAGCAGTTGGACCTCCTTCGCTATCAGCGACAGGAGATCGAATCCGCCGCCCCGCGCACGGGTGAGTTCGAGGAGCTTCAAGCGCGCCTGCGAAAGCTGCAGAGCATAGCGAGCGTCAAGGAGAATTCCGAAGCGGCTTTGGCGAGGCTGATCGAGGCGGACGAGTCGGCCCACGACCAGCTTGCGAAGGCGCTCGCATTGGTCGAAACGATCGCCGACACCGACCCCCAACTCAAGGAGGCAGCCGAGATGCTGCAGTCGGCGATGGCATCCGTGCAAGAAGCGTCGAGGGCGATTCGAGGAGCGGCCGAAGAAGGAGACCTCGATCCCGCCGCGGTCGAACACGTGGCGGCTCGGCTCGACTTGCTGCGCCGATTGCGGTCGAAATACGGCGACGAAGAATCGGAGATTCTCGCGCACTTGGAGCGGGTTCGCGAGCGCCTGAGCCAGCTCGAATTCGACGAAGCCGACGAGCCAGCAATCGAGGCGGCCCTTGCGGAGTCTCTCGCTCAACTGCGGGGCCTGTGCGAGGAGTTGCGGGCGATCCGCCGGGATGGCGCGCGGGAGTTCGACGCTCGGGTCGAAGCGGAGCTACGAGAGTTGGCGATGGAGGCGGCGGTGTTTGCGACGGCGATCGAGCCGAGGGAGCCCGACGGTTCGGGCGCGGACGACGTGCAGTTCTTATTTTCGGCGAACAAGGGCGAGCCTGCGCGCCCCCTCAGCAAGATCGCGAGCGGCGGCGAGGTTTCGCGGGTCATGCTGGCGCTCAAATCGGTCTTGGCGGGCAAAGAGGGCGTACCGACCCTTGTCTTCGACGAAGTGGATTCAGGATTGGGGGGACAAGCGGCGAGCGTCGTGGGCCGCAAGTTGGCTCAACTCGCGGCCAACGCACAGGTGATCGCCATCAGCCACCTCGCTCAGATTGCGGCCCAAGCCACGTCGCATTTTCATATCCGCAAGGTCCTATCTGGCGGCCGCATGGTGACCGAGGTTCGAGCCCTTTCGTCCGACGAGAGGATCGAAGAGGTCGCGCGGATGATCGCGGGTGAAGAGGTCGGCCAGGCGGCTCTCGCGCAGGCCAAGGAGCTTCTCAAGGGAAGGGTTTAG